A genomic stretch from Lathyrus oleraceus cultivar Zhongwan6 chromosome 2, CAAS_Psat_ZW6_1.0, whole genome shotgun sequence includes:
- the LOC127123745 gene encoding uncharacterized protein LOC127123745: MNLLTPTKPASKDNGILRHNESVASQKEVFAQGSQQLSQKIGSRQKNKRDLPVTSLPKKGAFVPRYQISLETLVDSSDMATAGAIRLLDMEEDIFGYSCTETIGKEDLEHIFRHQELGVGVIHTYIRFLYDNFMRGNDQLSNRFRFVSSSLVNKALICREPDSCREYLVKRFMASSTNNLYLWPYNSGCHWLLLAIDPLKEVVYFLNSIDGEWTNYPDMKQLVDTSIKVFRSQRQARVPRTKSSNITWIKVQCPLQRNGIDCGYFVMRFMREIINMNQIEIPITISYDSK, encoded by the exons ATGAATCTTTTA ACGCCTACAAAACCCGCATCTAAGGATAATGGGATTTTGCGGCACAACGAgtctgttgcatcacaaaaagaG GTATTTGCTCAAGGGTCACAACAACTGAGCCAGAAAATTGGTAGTCGACAGAAAAACAAAAGGGATCTTCCAGTGACTTCTTTGCCAAAAAAAGGTGCTTTTGTGCCTCGATACCAGATATCTCTTGAAACACTTGTTGACTCATCAGATATGGCAACAGCTGGTGCTATTCGCTTACTGGATATGGAGGAAGATATCTTTGGTTATTCATGCACTGAAACAATCGGAAAAGAAGATCTGGAACATATTTTTCGGCATCAAGAATTAGGCGTCGGTGTTATACACACATACATCCG GTTCTTGTATGACAATTTCATGCGCGGGAATGATCAATTGTCAAACAGATTCCGTTTCGTGTCTTCCTCCCTGGTCAACAAAGCATTAATTTGTAGGGAACCGGATTCATGTAGAGAGTACTTAGTCAAGAGATTCATGGCCAGCAGTACAAACAACTTGTATCTTTGGCCGTATAATTCAGG GTGTCACTGGTTGTTGCTTGCTATTGATCCTTTAAAAGAAGTGGTATATTTTCTGAATTCGATAGATGGTGAATGGACAAATTATCCGGATATGAAGCAATTAGTTGATAC atCAATAAAAGTGTTCCGATCTCAAAGACAAGCTCGAGTACCACGTACTAAATCCAGCAACATTACGTGGATAAAAGTGCAG TGTCCTCTACAGCGCAACGGTATCGATTGCGGATACTTTGTAATGAGGTTTATGAGGGAAATCATTAATATGAATCAAATAGAGATTCCAATCACG ATTAGTTATGACTCCAAATAG